The Candidatus Methylomirabilota bacterium genome contains the following window.
GCAGCCGGGAAAGCGAAGAAGGTCGCCTTGACCGCCTGTATGCGGAAGCTGCTGACCATTCTGAATGCGATGCTCAAACATCAGACCCCGTGGACCATAAATATTGCGCGTAGCTCTTGACAACCAAGACAGTTGCTATCTACCCTGTAGTTACCTTTCACGCCCTATTACTTCACGTCGATTTTCACTTGCTTGGGTTTAGCCTCTTCCGCTTTCGGCATGGTGACTTCCAGCACGCCGTCCTTGAACACTGCCTTGATCTTGTCCTGCTGGACGACGGTGGGCAGGTTGAAGGCGCGCTGAAACGCCCCGTATGAGCGTTCGATCCTGAGGTAATTTTCCTCTTTGACCTCACGCTCGAACTTCCGCTCGCCTTTCAGCGTCAGGGTATTGTCCCGCACTTGGATGTCAATGTGGTCCCGGCTCACCCCGGGCAGCTCCGCCTTCATGACGATACTGTCAGGGGTCTCGAAGATATCCACGGCGGGCGACCACATGGAGGTCGTGAGCCCCTCCTCATCATCCGTACGGGTCCGGGACAGCGCCTGATCGAACAGGCGATTCATCCGTTCCTGAAGCGTCATGACGTCGCGGAATGGATCCCATCGAACGATCGCCATCTGCGTCACCTCCCTTCCTGCTGTCATTTCTTATCGCTTTTACCGCCAAGGTCCTCGAACTCGGCATCGACCACCCCGCCTTCCGGTGCTCCCTGGGATGGCTCACTCTGAGCCTGTCCACCAGGGGCAGTCTGCTGCTTGCTCTGAGCCTGCTGATAGAGCAGCTCAGCAAGTCGGTGGGAGGCTTTGGTCAACTGATCAAGCGCCTCGCGTTGCTTTCCCACCTCTTCGCCCTTCAGGGCATCCTTGGCCGCGTTGATGGCGGTTTCCAGCGTGCCCAACTCGGAGATCGGGAGTTTTTCGCGATTCTCGCTCAGCATCTTCTCTGTCTGGTAGCACAGACTGTCGAGCTGGTTCCGGACCTCGATCTCCTCGCGCCGCTTCTTATCTTCCTCGGCGCACCGGTCGGACTCTTTGACCATTCGCTCGATCTCATCTTTGGTGAGTCCGGAGCTGGCAGTGATTGTAATCTTCTGCTCCTTGCTGGTGGCAAGGTCCTTGGCGGCAACGTTGAGGATTCCATTAGCGTCGATGTCGAAGGCTACCTCGATTTGCGGAATGCCGCGCGGCGCCGGCGGGATCCCCACCAGGTGGAAACGACCCAGCGTCCGGCTGTCCCTGGCCAGTTGCCGCTCCCCCTGCAGGACATGGATCTCTACGCTGGTCTGGCTATCGGCCGCCGTCGTGAAGAGTTCGCTCTTACGGGTCGGGATGGTGGTGTTCCGCTCGATCAGCCGAGTCATGACCCCGCCCAAGGTCTCAATTCCGAGGGAAAGCGGCGTCACATCCAGGAGGACCACGTCTTTGACGTCGCCCACCAACACGCCGGCCTGAATAGCTGCGCCGACCGCGACCACCTCATCGGGATTGACCCCCTTATGCGGCTCCTTCTCAAAGAGCTCCCGCACAAGTTGCTGGACCTTCGGCATTCGGGTCTGGCCGCCAACAAGCACGACCTCATCGATGTCGCGAGGATCGAGACCGGCGTCCTTTAGGGCCTGCCGGCAGGGCCCGACGGACCGTTGGATCAGGTCCTCGACCAATTGCTCGAGCTTCGCCCTCGTGAGCTTGATGCTCAGGTGCTTCGGGCCGGAGGCGTCGGCCGTGATGAATGGAAGGTTGATCTCGGTCTCCAGCACCGTGCTCAGCTCACATTTGGCCTTTTCCCCAGCCTCTTTCAGCCGCTGAAGCGCCATTCGGTCCTTCCGCAGGTCGATCCCCTGGTCCTTTTTGAACTCTTCCACCAGCCACGAGATGATCCGCTCATCGAAGTCGTCGCCTCCCAGGTGGGTATCGCCGTTGGTGGATTTGACTTCAAAGACGCCTTCGCCCAACTCGAGGATCGAAATGTCGAATGTCCCGCCCCCCAAGTCGTAAACGGCGATCTTTTCGTCCTTTTTCTTGTCCAGGCCGTAGGCCAGCGACGCCGCCGTCGGCTCATTCACGATTCGAAGCACCTCGAGGCCGGCGATCTTGCCGGCGTCCTTGGTGGCCTGGCGCTGCGAGTCGTTAAAATAGGCGGGAACCGTGATCACCGCCTGCGTGATCTTCTCCCCGAGATAGGCCTCGGCATCCGTCTTCATCTTCTGGAGGATCATGGCGGAGATCTCCGGTGGAGAATAGCCCTTCCCTCTTACCTCAACCCAGGCATCGCCATTACCGGCTCGAGCTACCTTGTACGGCACCAGCTTGATTTCCTGGCTAACCTCATCATGGCGGCGACCCATGAAGCGTTTGATTGAAAAGATCGTATTTTCGGGATTGGTGGTTGCCTGCCGCTTGGCGACCTGACCTACCAGTCGCTCCCCCTCTTTCGAGAATGCCACAACCGACGGGGTCAATCGACCGCCCTCGGCATTGGGGACAACTACCGGATCTCCAGCCTCCATAATGGCCATTACTGAATTGGTGGTTCCGAGGTCGATACCGAGAACTTTTGGCACTTCTTGTCCTCCTGATAAGAAATTGTTATTGCCAATTTAACAAAGATTAAATTTACTTCTCACTATTCTCGCAACGATTCTCATCTCACACGGCAAGTTATAACATTAGTCCATCGCTGTCAAGTATTATTGAAAGAATTATTTTAGATATGTACCGACCTTTTCTGAGCCGGCCTAGTTGGAAAACTCCTTGACTCACCGTACCGCATGAGTTAGTGTTGCGATAATCTATTGAATATTAAGGCGGAATGATCGGGATACGTTCTCAGCCGGAGGAAGGGAAATGGAGTCGACACCTACCCATATTGTCGTCCTCATTACAGCAAGCTCCAGGCAGGAGGCTGAGGTGATTGGCAAGGCGCTGGTCGAATCGCGGCTGGCAGCCTGTGTCAACATTTCGGCTGGGGTGTACTCTCTCTTTTGGTGGCAGGGGGCGGTCGAACGTCAAGAGGAGGTACTCATGTTGGTAAAAAGCCGACGCGATCTCCTCTCTTCGATCATTGAGATTGTAAAAGGGTTGCACTCCTACTCTGTGCCGGAAGTGGTCGCGCTACCCATTCTCGCCGGGTCCGCCGACTACCTTGCTTGGGTGGACGAGTCGTTACAGCAAACGCCCTGATGCCGGCCGGCAGATGGCCCGTCACAACGACGGAATCTCCTTCATGGGCTGATACCCTTCCAAAAAAGTGAGCGAACCTGCCTTAACGGGACTGAAGAACGTTTGCAGGTTCCTTCGAATTAAGGGCACAGGTCTGCTCAAGCGTACACGCCTCGGCTTCAAGTTGGAAGGTGGTGTGAGCAATGCCAAAGCGCTCCTTCAGCATATGGCTGATCCGGTCGAGCAGCCGATTGCCCTGGCTGGTCTGGAGATCAGCCACCTGGACGTGGCAACTCATGGCATAGACATGAGAGCTGAGGCTCCAGACATGCAGGTCATGCACATCCTTGACCTCCGGGAAGCTACGTACAGCTCGTAAGAGGCGATCCATCTGGATCCCGCGCGGAACGCCCTCCATCAACACATTCACTGTCTCTGCCACGATATCCCAGCAGCCGGCCAGAACCAACAGCCCGATTACACAACTCAGGAGCGGATCAATCAGGCTCCAGCCGCTGAACAGTATGATAACCCCAGCCGCCACAACGCCAAGCGACACGAACCCGTCGCTCAGCAGGTGCAGAAAGGCGCTTCGGATGTTGAGATCCCGGGTCCCTCGCCGAAGCGACAGGGCGACCCCCATATTTATCAGAAATCCGATTCCTGCTACCGCCATCATGACGGGTGCCTGCGGCACAACCGGGGATCCCAGCCGATTGATGGCCACATAGAACAGCCACAGGGTGATGCCGATCAGCGAGATCCCATTGCCGAGGGCGGCCAGGATACTGGCCCGATGATAGCCGAAGGTCTTTCGTTCGTTGGCTGGACGCTCCACCTGCCGAAGCGCAATCCATGAAATGGCCAGTCCGATGACGTCGCTAAAGTTATGCCACGCATCGCCTACGAGGGCGAGACTCCCAGCAGTCAGGCCTGCTACCAACTCGGCCAGGGCAAACAAGAGATTCAGGACGATCCCGATCTTCAAACGCCGACTGACGAAATCTCCACTATCGTGGGCGATGCCTGGATTCGTCCCGATCCCCACCTTACTGCCCCGCGATAGGCGATCCGCCGTCCCCAGGTAGGACAAGGTTCCTGATCACCCGACCCCGCTCCCCCTTCAACGAAATCGGCCTGCCATTCAGCGAAAGCGCCACCCCTTCGGAGTTACCGATGGTGACCACAAATCCATTGTTCGCCAACCACTGTGAAGTCTCGCCCGGATACAACAAGACCCCTCTTCGAGGCGCCCCGTCCGCCGAAACCCCAAGCCAGGTCGTCTGTTTCGCCTCAGCCTTTAGCGCATAGCGGGAAGGCGGGCTCTCAGGCGCCCTTACCGGAGGGCCAGTGGGTGGGCTGGCCGGGCTCACCCCTTCTGGCTGCCCCGAGCCCATAGCGGTAGCGTGGGGACCCGGTGGTGTTGCGGTGCCGGCCTCCGGGGTTGGTACGGCCGTCTGCTGAGACTCTAGCGGCGGCACTGGCGATCGCCCGGAGAGGAGCGAGAGTCCGATGAAGATCAGGGGGATCGCAACGGCGGCGGGCACCAAGTAGACGAGTAGGCGACGGAGATCGATCTGCGAGCCTATTCCTATTGATGATATCGGATGCGACAGCCCGCTCACCCTGGCCGCGTTCACCTGCTCCTTCAACTGCGCCAAGAGCTGCTTGGGATCAAGGCCAAGAAAGGCGGCGTATTCCGTCAGAAATCGAGTGAGGTATAGAGAATCTGGAACAAGGTGGAACTGCTCCTGCTCCATCAGGCGAACGAAGGAGAGGGGAACCTTGCTGCCGGCCGCAGCCGCTTCGATTGTGAGGCCCTTTGCCGTCCTGGCTCCCTGCAGGAGCGGACCAATCGTGCTCGTCGCGTCACCTGTGCTGCCGTCCATATCACCCTCTGCTCGAGCCACCCAGTCTCCCTTCCACCGATGATCGAAGTGCGCTCCATCGTGCGGGGCTCAACGCTCGATCCATTTATCGATAAATGTACGCTACCATAGTAGAACATGAGAGGCAAGCGGATGGCGAGCTATCGATGCTCCCCATTACCGTTCAGGTCGGCAATCCGCGTCAGCGCCTCATGCCATGACCCGATTCGACGCACGTTGTCAGGAAGCGGACCCTGATTCCACGGGTGGTCGAACAGCAGGACCGGGATGGTCGTGTCCGCTACGGCGAGGGCCACTGCAAGCTCATCCTCGATGAAAAGACCGAGCGCCAATCCTGATGCGACATCCGTTTTGTGGCGTTCCACCGGGTCGCGCGTCCTGTGCACGACCGCCTCGAAGTAAGACCGTACGCCCACGCGCGTCAGCCAGTCCATCGTGATCCGCTCGTCTCGCGGAGTCCGGCCGGTGATGATGTACAGATCATGGCCGACGCCGGCTAACGCTTCCACCGCCTCCTTGGCGCCGGGAAAGAGGGGACGGGATGAGAAGAAGCCGTCCTCGATCAGTTCCGTAAAAAAGTCATCGGCTTCCTGCCGTGGGATATGGGGAAACCGGTCGGCGATTCGCCAGGCCGCGTCCGCAAGCTCGACCTCGACACCGAAGCGTTCATTAAAGGCCTGCAGGTAATGCGGCAGTGAATCAGCCAGAACATCATCGAGATCGATACCGATCCTCATCCCTGGCGCTCCCCGATCCATACGGTAGCGGGACAGATGGTCCTGAAGGCGCAGAAGCTGCAGATCCACTGACCCGGCGTCGCCTGAAAGAGGCCTGTCCGGATCCCGGTTGCAGCCTCCCGAACCCGCTGGGCCGCCTGCTCGAGATCTTTTTCCTTTTTGACCGCCTGCCCAATGATCACACCGCCAGGGGTCAGAAAGTGCAGCTCTACCCGGTCCGGCACCCGGCCGGCGGACTCCCGGTAGGCCAGCGCATACAGGGAGAGTTGCTGGCTCTCCCGCGCCTCTTTATCTGCGGCTTTCTGGTCCCGGACCGACGACGACTTATAATCGATGATCACCAACTCCCCTTCGCGCTCGTCCACACGATCCAAAAAACCGGTGACGATATCGTTGCCGACCTCAAACCGGAACCGTTTCTCGACAGCCGTCGGCGGTTGCCTTACCCCGGCAAAGGCATGGAATCGGGTGAGGGCGTCTCTGCCCTCCTGTAGCCGCGCCTCTTCATGCTCCCGGGAGATGAAGCCCTCATTGACCCAGTGGGCTTCGAAGGTTTCGATCAGGTTTTCAAGCGATATCGTCTGCTCCTGAAGCCGGCGATTATTATATGCCTGAACAGCCCGATGCAGTGCAGCGCCATAGACGATCGTATGCTCCCTGAGCACCGGTACCCGCAGGATATGGACGTATTTGTATTTCAGGGGGCAGGTCAGGTAGTCATCGATCTGGTAGTGGGAGAGGTTGAGTGGCGCGTCGGCGCGGCCCACGGGGTCGATGTCGATCTGGGGAGGCGGCGCGCCTCGACCGATGGCCGCCTCGGGCGTCCCTCGCCAGGGGCGCTCCTCATCCTCTTTCGGCAGCGCCAGTGTTTCCGCCAGAAACCGGCTACGTTTCCACTCCCGCTTGGTCCCGTAATCCTTCGCCCGCGTAAGAAAAAGGTATCGCTTGGCGCGGGTTATCCCGACGTAGAACAGGCGTCGTTCCTCTTGTAGATGAAAGTCGCCGGACGGCAGCGTTTCCTTGATCAGCTCATCGGGGAGCTGGATCGCATCCTTCCGATCGACCGAGGGGAACCGCTTCTCGACCAAGCCCGCGAGAAACACCGCCTCAAACTCGAGCCCCTTGGCCTTGTGGAGCGTGAGGACGGCAACCGTTCCTTCCACTGGTTCTGCTTCGGCGACAGGCGGGTCTTGTCCTGCCTCGATCAGCATCGTCAGATACGGAACGAAACCGGCTACGCGGTCCTGGGGCGCCGCCTCCCCAAACCGCTGAACCAGTCCGAAGAATGCGGCCAGATTCCCGACCTGTTGATGATCGCGGGGAGAGTTGGATTGAAGCAGTCGCTTGGCGTAGCCCGGTTGGTCCATCAGAAACTCATACAGAATGCGGCCGGTTACTTCTCTGGCTGCTTTGCCGAGATAGCGGTACAGGTCGTCCAAGAGGGCTGTAGCGGCCGCGATCCCCTCAGACGAAACACCGGACAGCTCGGGTAGAGCGTCTGGTTGTCTTGTCAGATCGAGCAGTACCTCATAGAGGCTGCGATGCTTCCGATGCGCGTGGGCGTTACAGAGGGTCAGATCCGCCGCCGGTATCCCATAAATATCGGAGCCGGCCAGATGAAAGAGGCTGAGGGAATCGTGAGGGTCGGCCAGCAGCCGGAGAAATGAGATCGCCAGCCGTATCTCCTCGCGGTCGTACAGGCCCCTGGCGCCGCTGAAATTCCACGGAATCCCCTTCATGTTCAGCGCCCGCAGGAACGGGTCGGCATCGCTGTTTCTTCGAACCAGAATGGCGATGCTGCTGAGCGCGCACGCGTTCGCCTCGACCAGCTCGTTGATCTTCCCGGCTATCCAGTCGGCCTCCTCCTGATAGGTCTGAAAGACCATGCTCTCGACAGCCGGGCCATCATCGTTGCAGGGCTTGAGGCGCTTGTCTACACCTTCCTGATACTCCAGGCGATCCGGATTGTTGTGCTGGATCAGACGGTATGCGGTGTCAAGAATACCAGGTGTCGAGCGATAGTTCTCCACAAGGACAACCGTCTCCGTCTCCGGAAACTCCCGGCGGAAGCCGAGGATGTTACTGATTGAAGCCCCTCGAAACTTGAAGATCGACTGGTCGTCATCTCCCACCACCGTTATATTCCGATGAAAGGCCGCCAGGAGCTTCACGATCTGAAACTGGGCATAGTTGGTGTCCTGGAACTCATCGACCAGGATGTACCGGAACCGTTGCTGCAACTGTTGGAGCGCGAGCGGGTGCTTCCGAAGCAGGTTGAGTGTCTGCGTCATCAGGTCGCCAAAATCCAACTTCCCCTCCCGGGCCATCAATTCCTGATACTGCCGGTAGGTCCCGGCGATCTCCGTCTCACGGGTCGCTTGCTCGGCCAGCGCCGTATCATCGGGAGAAGCCGCCGCTCGACTCGCCAGCTCCACTGCGTAACTCGCGTACTGCTCGGGACCGACATCCTCATCCTTGGCCCGACTGAACAGTTTCAGCAGGGCCTGAACATGCCGCAGCGGGTTGCCAAGCGGCCGGAAATAGTCGAGGGGGAGTTCGAACAGATGCTCCTGAAAGAAGATGACCTGCTCCGCCTCTGTGAGTAGGCGGAAGTCCGGGCTCAATCCGATCTCCAACGCGTGCTCCCGGAGCACGCGGTCTCCAAAGGCGTGAAAGGTAGAGATCCAGGTATCGGTAAACCCGTACGGGACCAGCAGGTCCACGCGCCGCTCCATCTCCGCTGCCGCCTTCTCGGTAAAGGTCAGGGCGAGGATCTGTTCCGGCCGGGCTTGCTTGCTGTTGATCAGGTGGGCGATTCGACGGGCGATGACCGTGGTCTTCCCCGTCCCGGCGCCGGCAATGACGAGCAGCGGGCCGTCGCCGTGCGTGACCGCCGCCTGCTGAGCCGCGTTCAGGCCCTCCAGACCTGGCGCCCCGGTATCCAACGTTGTCATCGTCGGTGGCTGTGCCATCTGCTGTCAGCTCCTGCGAGGTTTTCCCGTCGGAGCCGAAAGAGGGTACAAGGTAAGATCAGGTACTGAGAAATGCTCCGCATTGTATGTCACAACCACCAGGCGATAGGCCTTGGCTGTGGCGGCAACGATAAGATCCGGCAGATCAACCATTTTTCCTCTGGCCCGTAATGCTCGATAATATTCCGCCGCCTGATCCGCAATCTCTGCCGTGACCGGGTAGTCGGTCAGAGAGTCCAAAAACGCTTCCGTGACTTGCTGTTCTGACGGACGCATGCCAGCCTTGATCTCAAAGCGCGTGATCACAGAACACCCGGGAAGCCCCTCCAACTGGAACTTCCTGATCAGTTCTGCGGTCGCCTTGTCCCCTCGCAGGAACCAAATAATGACATCGGCATCAAGGAGCGCCTCAGCCATGCAGATGCTCCATCCGGCGACCCGTCTCTGCCCTGAGCTGCGCAAGCCACCGGTGCACCTCTTTCAAGGTAGAAAGCTCCGGGTGGCCTTCATCGCTCCAGGCCCCGGCCGCTTTTTCCATGGCTTGTTCCAGACGCTGTCGCCTCAGCTCCTTTCGAGTCGCCTCCACGATAAACTCGCTCCGTTTCCGTCGTGAGACCACCTGATCCACTTCTCTGAGGAGGTCCCGCGGAAATACGACCTGCATCTTCATCTTCTGCATCCCTTCCTCCCCCATCTCACGAGTCTCCCCAGACATCGTCATCCGATAGCGCTCCGGCTGAACAGCCAGGTCGCGAAACCCCCGCAAGAAGAACATACAGGAAGAAGGAGATGGTGTCAACACTGTAAGCATGACAATATAGCCAGTATTGTATCTCCTCAAAGGGTGCCCAACTGGCCTTCCTGGCGGCCCTTGCGTTCTCCATCGGTTTAGCCTTTGCTACAGCGAAGATAATCACCGGTGAGGTGGTCTGGGTGGAACCCTCTGCGGAGATCCTGGTGATCAATGCTCACGGAAAGGAGATAACTTTCCGGGTGGCGGAGAAGGCTGGAAGGTTGGTTGGGTACCTGTTCACCGGATTCCTGGAAGAGCAGGAAACGACTTTCGGTGACGCAGAGAACGCTGCACGGGCACTGGCTAATGTGAAACCAGGCGACAAGGTGACAGTGAATTACACCGAGACTAACGGAAATCTTTACGCTCAGTCCTTCGTGACGGACTGAGCCGACGTGAAATGGGTATAAAGAGGCGGCTCTCGCCCCGAGGGCCGCCTCTTCTTCTTTTCTCAGCCGTCCGAAATTCCTTTGGTCCGGACAGACGGCACTCGACGTATGAGACCGCCATGGCATATTATAATATTTAATAGAGGGGATGTGGGATAACTGAAGTTGATCACACTGAGCGGTGAGCCTCCAGAAGTGGGCACAGAGTTTGCGACTCATACTCAATATGAAGGGAGGTGACCTTCCATGCGGAGACAAATGGCAGTAGCCCTTGTCGCCATCCTGGCAGTTGTGTCCTTTACTGGAGTGGCGTTTGCTACGCATTTGATCACCGGCGAGGTAGTCTCGGCAAACCCATCCACGAAGACGCTAGTGATAAATGCTCAGGGGCATGAGATAACGTTCAGCGTGATGGAGAGCGCTGTACATGCCATGGCTGACCTTAAGCCAGGCGCCAAGGTAGCGGTCGTTTTCAGCGAAGGTGACGGGAAGCTACCAGTGTGCCACCATGTGTTCCTCTGGCCGACTGGAGGGTAACAGTCAGTTACACTGGGGCCGACGGGAAGCTTACCGCTCAGTCCGCCACAAAGGGTTGAGTCGACACAAAACTGGCGAAAAAGGTGGCTGTCGTTACGAGAGTTGCCTTTTTTCCCTTTTATGAATGATGACACTGATTACGCAAAGACAAAGCCTTGTTGGGGGATCGGCTGTTCGGGCTGACGCAGGGTCCCCAAGGGATCATGCACCCAACTCCACAGGTCCCGGCTTGAAGAAGAGCTCGATCTGCCAGCTGTCTTTATGGATGGCGGCGACCCCGTCGGTAATGACACCAAAGGCGGGCAAATACCCGTCATGGTCGAGCACCAGGTGTAGCTTGATCGCTCCTTTCGTGCGACGGAATTTGGCCCAGTCGAAGAGGGATACACAGAGATCGATCACGGTGGAATCCATGCTGACCAGCCGATTCTTGAATCGGAACCGCTTGCCGAACGGCCCCGTCGCACGACAGCGCTCCAGGAGACAGAAGAAGAGTTGCTGGAAGAGCTCCCAGGGCCGGTGTGCATTGGCATAGGCGAGGGAGGAACGCTTCGGCGCCACGATCCCCAGATGGACGAGCTTGCCCTCGCACCCTCGCAGGTCTGCAGGCCCTGGCAGATTTCTCGCAGGGAATGGGCGCGGCCGAGTTGGCAGAAGAGCATGGCGACGAACTGGCCCCAACTGCTAAAGCCCTTGGCATGCCGCTCGGCCCCCGTTGCGCGGACTAATTATTCGAACTCGACTCGCGGAAAGAGTTGCAGGATTTGGCTGAACATGCTACAGACCTTCATGGTTGAGTCCTCCTTGGTTGGGGGTGACTGTTTGGGTGAACATGTACCCCCTATGGTACCTTGGAGGACGCAGCCTTCGAAACCTATTTTGGACAAGACTGGAGCGTCCACCTACTCTCTCAAGCCGCTCTTTCGCGACGAGCAGCGAAAGGTCTTCAACCTCATCCTGGAATCGACCATGGCCGAGGTCGAGACCGTCTATCACCAGCTCTACGAGCACCATGCCCCGCTGATGCATTTTCGGAGTACGCTCGGCATCCCGTTGCCCAAGGTCTTCCATGCGGCTGCAGAGGTTGTTCTGAACACTGATCTCCGCCGGGGCTTCCAGGAAGAGGCGCCTGATCGCGGCCGCATCCAAGCCCTGTTAGAGGATGCCAGGATGTGGCGAGTCGAGCTTGACATCTTCGGTCTCTGGTATACGCTCAAGCAGACGATTCAGCGGCTGGCCGAGGGGTTTCGGGTACAGCCTGCCGAGACCCCCCTTCTCCAGCGGCTCGAGGCAATGGTGGCTCTGACGCACGCTCTGCCCTTCGAGGTGGATCTGTGGGAGGCCCAGAACGTCTATTATGAACTGCTCCAGTGGGGTCTATCCCGCGCTTCGCGATAAGCGCGACCAGGGCGACTCTGAGGTCCAGGAATGGGTGAGCCATTTCGTCTCCCTCGGCGAGACGCTCGGGATCGTGGTCGATTAGTGGAGAAGAGGCAACAGGACGGGCGACAGCGATTGAACTGAAGGTAAGGATGGTGTTATCTTTGGGACCACGATGTGCAAGATTGTCGGAGAGTTCATAAATGCCGTCTACTCTTACTGCTGAGACGATCGAGGCGATTGTCCAGGGTGAGCATGGCGATTCGTTCGCCGTGCTGGGCCCGCATGAGGTACATGTCGCCTCAGAGCCGTGCGTCGCCGTGCGCGCCTTCCTCCCGGATGCCCGGGAGGCGACGGTCGTTCATGCTGATGGTGTGAGCGAGGACCGGCCCATGGAGCTGGCGCACCCGGATGGTCTCTTCGAGGTTATCGTTCCGACGCGGGACGGCCTCTTTCCGTATCGACTGCGTGTCGTAGACCGGCAGGGAGAAGGGTGCGAGATCGAGGACCCTTACCGTTTTCCCTCGACCTTGAGCGACTATGACCTATACCTGATGGGTGAGGGCAGCCATTTCAGAAACTATGAAAAGTTGGGGGCCCACCTGATGACCCTGGGTGGTGTGCCCGGGGTGTGCTTTGCGGTCTGGGCCCCCAATGCCAAAAGAGTCAGCGTCGTCGGAGACTTCAATCGCTGGGACGGCCGGCGTCATCCGATGCGACACCATCCCGGAAACGGCATATGGGATCTCTTCATCCCGGGTCTCACAGAGGGCGCGCTGTACAAATTCGAGATCAAGTCGCAATCCGGCGAG
Protein-coding sequences here:
- a CDS encoding IS110 family transposase is translated as AAGKAKKVALTACMRKLLTILNAMLKHQTPWTINIARSS
- a CDS encoding Hsp20/alpha crystallin family protein; protein product: MAIVRWDPFRDVMTLQERMNRLFDQALSRTRTDDEEGLTTSMWSPAVDIFETPDSIVMKAELPGVSRDHIDIQVRDNTLTLKGERKFEREVKEENYLRIERSYGAFQRAFNLPTVVQQDKIKAVFKDGVLEVTMPKAEEAKPKQVKIDVK
- the dnaK gene encoding molecular chaperone DnaK encodes the protein MPKVLGIDLGTTNSVMAIMEAGDPVVVPNAEGGRLTPSVVAFSKEGERLVGQVAKRQATTNPENTIFSIKRFMGRRHDEVSQEIKLVPYKVARAGNGDAWVEVRGKGYSPPEISAMILQKMKTDAEAYLGEKITQAVITVPAYFNDSQRQATKDAGKIAGLEVLRIVNEPTAASLAYGLDKKKDEKIAVYDLGGGTFDISILELGEGVFEVKSTNGDTHLGGDDFDERIISWLVEEFKKDQGIDLRKDRMALQRLKEAGEKAKCELSTVLETEINLPFITADASGPKHLSIKLTRAKLEQLVEDLIQRSVGPCRQALKDAGLDPRDIDEVVLVGGQTRMPKVQQLVRELFEKEPHKGVNPDEVVAVGAAIQAGVLVGDVKDVVLLDVTPLSLGIETLGGVMTRLIERNTTIPTRKSELFTTAADSQTSVEIHVLQGERQLARDSRTLGRFHLVGIPPAPRGIPQIEVAFDIDANGILNVAAKDLATSKEQKITITASSGLTKDEIERMVKESDRCAEEDKKRREEIEVRNQLDSLCYQTEKMLSENREKLPISELGTLETAINAAKDALKGEEVGKQREALDQLTKASHRLAELLYQQAQSKQQTAPGGQAQSEPSQGAPEGGVVDAEFEDLGGKSDKK
- a CDS encoding divalent-cation tolerance protein CutA, yielding MESTPTHIVVLITASSRQEAEVIGKALVESRLAACVNISAGVYSLFWWQGAVERQEEVLMLVKSRRDLLSSIIEIVKGLHSYSVPEVVALPILAGSADYLAWVDESLQQTP
- a CDS encoding cation transporter — encoded protein: MSYLGTADRLSRGSKVGIGTNPGIAHDSGDFVSRRLKIGIVLNLLFALAELVAGLTAGSLALVGDAWHNFSDVIGLAISWIALRQVERPANERKTFGYHRASILAALGNGISLIGITLWLFYVAINRLGSPVVPQAPVMMAVAGIGFLINMGVALSLRRGTRDLNIRSAFLHLLSDGFVSLGVVAAGVIILFSGWSLIDPLLSCVIGLLVLAGCWDIVAETVNVLMEGVPRGIQMDRLLRAVRSFPEVKDVHDLHVWSLSSHVYAMSCHVQVADLQTSQGNRLLDRISHMLKERFGIAHTTFQLEAEACTLEQTCALNSKEPANVLQSR
- a CDS encoding DUF4115 domain-containing protein; translated protein: MARAEGDMDGSTGDATSTIGPLLQGARTAKGLTIEAAAAGSKVPLSFVRLMEQEQFHLVPDSLYLTRFLTEYAAFLGLDPKQLLAQLKEQVNAARVSGLSHPISSIGIGSQIDLRRLLVYLVPAAVAIPLIFIGLSLLSGRSPVPPLESQQTAVPTPEAGTATPPGPHATAMGSGQPEGVSPASPPTGPPVRAPESPPSRYALKAEAKQTTWLGVSADGAPRRGVLLYPGETSQWLANNGFVVTIGNSEGVALSLNGRPISLKGERGRVIRNLVLPGDGGSPIAGQ
- a CDS encoding ATP-dependent helicase; translation: MAQPPTMTTLDTGAPGLEGLNAAQQAAVTHGDGPLLVIAGAGTGKTTVIARRIAHLINSKQARPEQILALTFTEKAAAEMERRVDLLVPYGFTDTWISTFHAFGDRVLREHALEIGLSPDFRLLTEAEQVIFFQEHLFELPLDYFRPLGNPLRHVQALLKLFSRAKDEDVGPEQYASYAVELASRAAASPDDTALAEQATRETEIAGTYRQYQELMAREGKLDFGDLMTQTLNLLRKHPLALQQLQQRFRYILVDEFQDTNYAQFQIVKLLAAFHRNITVVGDDDQSIFKFRGASISNILGFRREFPETETVVLVENYRSTPGILDTAYRLIQHNNPDRLEYQEGVDKRLKPCNDDGPAVESMVFQTYQEEADWIAGKINELVEANACALSSIAILVRRNSDADPFLRALNMKGIPWNFSGARGLYDREEIRLAISFLRLLADPHDSLSLFHLAGSDIYGIPAADLTLCNAHAHRKHRSLYEVLLDLTRQPDALPELSGVSSEGIAAATALLDDLYRYLGKAAREVTGRILYEFLMDQPGYAKRLLQSNSPRDHQQVGNLAAFFGLVQRFGEAAPQDRVAGFVPYLTMLIEAGQDPPVAEAEPVEGTVAVLTLHKAKGLEFEAVFLAGLVEKRFPSVDRKDAIQLPDELIKETLPSGDFHLQEERRLFYVGITRAKRYLFLTRAKDYGTKREWKRSRFLAETLALPKEDEERPWRGTPEAAIGRGAPPPQIDIDPVGRADAPLNLSHYQIDDYLTCPLKYKYVHILRVPVLREHTIVYGAALHRAVQAYNNRRLQEQTISLENLIETFEAHWVNEGFISREHEEARLQEGRDALTRFHAFAGVRQPPTAVEKRFRFEVGNDIVTGFLDRVDEREGELVIIDYKSSSVRDQKAADKEARESQQLSLYALAYRESAGRVPDRVELHFLTPGGVIIGQAVKKEKDLEQAAQRVREAATGIRTGLFQATPGQWICSFCAFRTICPATVWIGERQG
- a CDS encoding type II toxin-antitoxin system VapC family toxin, whose translation is MAEALLDADVIIWFLRGDKATAELIRKFQLEGLPGCSVITRFEIKAGMRPSEQQVTEAFLDSLTDYPVTAEIADQAAEYYRALRARGKMVDLPDLIVAATAKAYRLVVVTYNAEHFSVPDLTLYPLSAPTGKPRRS